From the genome of Gracilibacillus salitolerans, one region includes:
- a CDS encoding GH32 C-terminal domain-containing protein — MNHTLNEKVVFRLLFLIVIGLIITKLIYMEALPTEQVVSTNEDKEVSVINANTNLANWIVHGEGTLEDTEQGLKLTSEPNENVMAISSVQSEDFIYEADIKILDQSADATLIFRSGEDGWDSYMVQIAPDAGIIRLRDARDEGRLKEETHVNIQEGEIYHLKVKVVADNIKVYWEDQYTPVIDSNVSLYHNGYLGLNVWNGSALFQNVEVSEVTTNLGSTLVEEGNWEPNIKGLKGLADENEIAKKVYETQASDFVLEGNVSLDDEQAEAGLTFRMNEDGTDGYQAILMKHGEEMEVRLQKTDGTVIGKSTRSFKSPNGTKHHLEIIVNKEQITLYLDGYADPAVQVTDSSYSDGLTGLTVLKGEGYFQDVYVVPTNSYYKENYRPDYHYTPARGSASDPNGLVYFEGEYHLFHQDGGKWAHAVSEDLINWKHLPIALPWNDYGHVWSGSAVADLHNDSGLFTDSGGKGLIAYYTSFNPDAHNGNQRIGLAYSKDKGRTWEYSTEHPIVIENPGKNEEDPGGWDFRDPKVVRDEANDRWIMVVSGGDHIRFFTSKDLIQWEHTDNFGYGDYIRGGVWECPDLFELQVEDTDVKKWVLMISTGANPNTEGSDAEYFIGELTPDGKFINDNPVGEELKTDYGKEFYASMSFANMPDNRRITMAWMTNWDYPFDFPTEGWQGQLTIPRELRLIQTDEGIRLAQAPIEELQMIRKTVFETENKHIKPEDALNLLKKVNEGSYEIEAELEIPSNSDVTEFGFQLREGTEEKTLVGYNITDNLMFIDRSNSGYTDFSNQFTTLHEAPLLPENKRIKLNIFVDNASVEVFANDGKSVFSDVIFPKATSRGVSFYTEDGAVNIVSLKVHTLNDIWNRDINEKASIVTNTKEIEMNIGDTHSVYAAIDGSKENEMQPIKWETSNADIVKIESVNNRNAVIKAIGDGEATITASTPDKKVSEEINVSVYDGEFHSNLTGWTSDISGATWITTEDGIRGSHNSDANYMAKENGGNFIYESDMMLDEAGGAGSILFRASKDGRSGYYFNLDPNMKAFRLFYKMDGRFEERMIIKEVPAFIQPGKIYKVKIEANGPQIRINVGGENIINIKDGTFAEGHFGLNVFGGRATYQNVKISNVTEADLMETSFINSHTGQTIYAATSNNGELVTVGKEDELTNWTLIPTGDEHDSYSIRNEEGKTIDLDTGENKIQLYDYLGYDNQRWIIKENENATVSIISVFNSQAMEVTEEGELTLQEYDPSKLHQQWTLSSEVD; from the coding sequence GAATCATACATTAAATGAAAAGGTTGTTTTTCGTTTGCTTTTCTTAATTGTAATAGGACTAATAATCACTAAATTGATCTATATGGAAGCATTGCCAACAGAGCAAGTAGTAAGTACAAATGAAGATAAGGAGGTTTCTGTGATTAACGCAAACACAAATTTAGCTAATTGGATAGTACATGGAGAAGGCACACTGGAAGACACAGAACAAGGATTAAAGCTTACATCCGAACCAAATGAGAATGTAATGGCGATTTCAAGTGTTCAATCAGAAGACTTTATTTATGAAGCAGATATAAAAATTTTGGACCAATCAGCAGACGCTACCTTGATTTTTCGATCTGGTGAAGATGGTTGGGATTCTTATATGGTTCAAATAGCTCCAGATGCAGGAATTATTCGACTTCGTGATGCTCGTGATGAAGGTAGATTAAAAGAAGAAACTCACGTAAATATTCAAGAAGGAGAAATCTATCATTTAAAGGTAAAAGTAGTAGCAGATAATATTAAAGTATATTGGGAAGATCAATATACTCCAGTCATAGATTCTAATGTATCGCTCTATCATAACGGATATCTAGGACTAAATGTATGGAATGGCTCTGCATTATTTCAGAATGTAGAAGTGAGTGAAGTTACTACAAATTTAGGTTCAACTTTAGTTGAGGAAGGAAATTGGGAACCAAATATTAAAGGTTTAAAAGGACTAGCAGATGAGAACGAAATAGCTAAGAAAGTATATGAAACACAAGCAAGTGACTTTGTGTTAGAAGGTAATGTCTCTCTTGATGACGAACAAGCGGAGGCAGGTCTTACATTCCGTATGAATGAAGATGGGACTGACGGTTATCAAGCTATACTTATGAAGCATGGAGAGGAAATGGAAGTTCGGTTACAAAAAACAGATGGAACAGTGATTGGAAAATCTACACGAAGCTTTAAATCACCAAATGGTACTAAGCACCATTTGGAAATAATAGTGAATAAAGAGCAAATAACATTGTATCTAGATGGTTATGCAGATCCCGCAGTACAAGTTACAGATAGCAGTTACTCGGATGGTTTAACAGGCTTGACGGTTTTAAAAGGGGAAGGTTATTTTCAAGATGTCTATGTAGTTCCAACAAATAGTTATTACAAAGAAAATTATAGACCGGATTATCATTATACGCCAGCTCGAGGATCCGCCAGTGACCCGAATGGACTTGTATATTTCGAAGGTGAGTACCATCTCTTCCATCAAGATGGTGGTAAATGGGCGCATGCAGTTAGTGAAGATTTAATTAATTGGAAACATCTACCTATAGCTTTGCCGTGGAATGATTATGGGCATGTATGGTCAGGATCTGCAGTAGCAGACTTGCATAATGATTCGGGGCTTTTTACTGATTCTGGTGGCAAAGGATTGATAGCGTACTATACTTCTTTTAACCCTGATGCTCACAATGGAAATCAGCGAATTGGTCTTGCTTATAGTAAGGATAAAGGCCGTACATGGGAATATTCAACAGAACACCCGATTGTAATTGAAAATCCGGGGAAAAACGAGGAAGATCCAGGAGGCTGGGATTTTCGCGATCCGAAAGTAGTACGTGATGAAGCGAATGATCGTTGGATAATGGTTGTATCGGGCGGAGACCATATTCGATTCTTTACTTCTAAAGACCTTATTCAGTGGGAACATACAGATAACTTTGGCTATGGTGATTATATTCGTGGAGGAGTATGGGAATGTCCGGATCTTTTTGAACTGCAAGTCGAAGATACAGACGTGAAGAAATGGGTGCTTATGATCAGTACCGGGGCAAATCCGAATACTGAAGGTTCTGATGCAGAATATTTTATTGGAGAGTTGACACCAGATGGGAAATTCATCAATGACAACCCAGTTGGAGAGGAATTGAAGACAGATTATGGTAAAGAATTCTATGCTTCCATGTCGTTTGCCAATATGCCGGATAATCGCCGTATAACGATGGCGTGGATGACAAATTGGGACTATCCATTTGATTTTCCAACAGAAGGATGGCAGGGTCAACTTACTATTCCAAGAGAATTACGGTTAATACAAACAGATGAAGGAATTAGACTTGCTCAAGCGCCGATTGAAGAATTACAAATGATTCGCAAAACAGTTTTTGAAACAGAGAATAAACATATAAAACCTGAAGATGCCTTGAACTTATTAAAAAAAGTAAACGAAGGATCCTATGAAATCGAAGCGGAGCTTGAAATACCATCTAATAGTGACGTAACCGAGTTTGGTTTCCAACTTCGAGAGGGAACAGAAGAAAAAACTTTGGTCGGTTACAACATAACAGATAATCTAATGTTTATTGATCGTTCCAATTCAGGTTATACAGATTTCTCTAACCAATTTACAACTTTACATGAAGCTCCGCTACTACCAGAAAATAAACGCATTAAACTGAATATTTTTGTGGATAATGCGTCTGTTGAAGTGTTTGCGAACGATGGAAAATCAGTATTTTCTGATGTCATCTTTCCTAAAGCAACGAGTAGAGGAGTTAGCTTTTACACGGAAGACGGCGCTGTTAATATAGTGTCCCTTAAAGTCCATACACTTAATGATATCTGGAATCGAGATATAAATGAGAAAGCTAGTATCGTGACAAATACGAAAGAGATAGAGATGAATATTGGAGATACCCACTCAGTGTATGCAGCGATTGATGGCAGTAAAGAGAATGAAATGCAGCCAATAAAATGGGAGACATCAAATGCTGATATCGTAAAGATAGAATCTGTTAATAATCGTAATGCAGTAATCAAAGCAATAGGTGATGGAGAAGCAACTATTACAGCATCAACACCAGATAAGAAAGTGTCTGAAGAGATTAATGTAAGCGTATACGATGGTGAGTTTCATTCAAATCTTACAGGTTGGACCTCAGATATATCTGGTGCCACTTGGATTACTACGGAAGATGGGATCCGAGGTTCGCATAACAGTGATGCTAATTACATGGCAAAAGAAAATGGAGGAAATTTTATATACGAATCAGACATGATGCTTGATGAAGCTGGTGGAGCTGGATCCATACTATTCCGTGCAAGCAAAGATGGAAGGAGTGGGTATTACTTTAACTTAGATCCTAATATGAAAGCTTTTCGTCTTTTTTATAAAATGGATGGACGTTTTGAAGAACGTATGATAATCAAGGAAGTCCCAGCATTTATTCAGCCTGGAAAAATATATAAAGTAAAAATTGAAGCAAATGGTCCACAGATTCGAATTAATGTAGGTGGTGAGAACATTATAAATATTAAAGATGGTACCTTTGCAGAAGGACACTTTGGGTTAAACGTATTCGGAGGGCGAGCTACTTATCAAAATGTGAAAATTAGTAATGTAACGGAAGCTGACTTAATGGAAACTTCCTTTATCAATTCTCATACTGGGCAAACCATCTATGCAGCTACTTCTAATAATGGTGAATTGGTTACAGTAGGAAAAGAAGATGAGCTGACAAATTGGACCTTAATTCCTACTGGAGATGAACACGACTCCTATTCAATAAGGAATGAAGAGGGAAAAACTATTGATTTAGATACGGGCGAGAATAAAATTCAGCTATATGATTACCTCGGTTACGATAATCAACGTTGGATAATAAAAGAAAACGAGAATGCAACTGTATCGATAATATCTGTTTTTAATAGTCAAGCAATGGAAGTAACAGAAGAAGGTGAATTAACGTTACAGGAATATGACCCATCGAAATTACATCAGCAGTGGACATTATCTTCAGAAGTAGATTAA